A window of the Streptomyces formicae genome harbors these coding sequences:
- a CDS encoding alpha/beta fold hydrolase: protein MPTFTAYDGTELAYHVFGDGPPVLCLPGGPMQDSVYLGDLGGLSGHRQLIMLDLRGTGRSAIPEDVESYRCDRLVDDVEALREHLGLGRTDLLGHSAGANLAVLYAGRHPERVGKLALITPSVTAVGITVTGDLRRETARLRRDEPWFPVAYAALEAIFAGRATADDFEGIAPFWYGRWDDAARAFRAAEDGQKNKEAAAFFAADGAFDPPATRAALARCTSPVLLLAGEVDLNSPPGAMTEFAGLFPRAELVVQPGAGHFPWLDDADRFVASTAGFLAA, encoded by the coding sequence ATGCCTACCTTCACCGCGTACGACGGGACCGAGCTGGCGTACCACGTCTTTGGAGACGGTCCTCCGGTGCTCTGCCTGCCCGGCGGGCCGATGCAGGACTCCGTGTACCTCGGCGACCTCGGCGGCCTTTCCGGGCACCGGCAGTTGATCATGCTGGATCTCCGGGGCACCGGCCGCTCGGCGATACCGGAGGACGTCGAGTCCTACCGGTGCGACCGGCTCGTCGACGACGTGGAGGCCCTGCGCGAACACCTGGGCCTCGGCCGCACGGACCTGCTGGGGCATTCCGCCGGTGCGAATCTGGCCGTGCTGTACGCGGGCCGCCATCCGGAACGCGTCGGCAAGCTCGCGCTGATCACACCGAGCGTCACGGCGGTCGGCATCACGGTCACCGGTGACCTCCGGCGCGAGACGGCGCGGCTCCGCCGGGACGAGCCGTGGTTCCCGGTGGCGTACGCGGCGCTGGAGGCGATCTTCGCCGGCAGGGCGACCGCCGACGACTTCGAGGGCATCGCCCCGTTCTGGTACGGCCGCTGGGACGACGCGGCCCGGGCCTTCCGGGCCGCCGAGGACGGTCAGAAGAACAAGGAGGCCGCGGCCTTCTTCGCCGCCGACGGCGCCTTCGACCCGCCCGCCACCCGCGCGGCACTCGCCCGCTGCACGTCGCCGGTCCTGCTGCTCGCCGGGGAGGTCGATCTGAACTCGCCGCCTGGCGCGATGACCGAGTTCGCCGGCCTGTTTCCCCGCGCGGAACTGGTCGTTCAGCCCGGCGCCGGGCACTTCCCGTGGCTCGACGACGCCGACCGGTTCGTGGCGTCGACTGCGGGGTTCCTGGCCGCGTGA
- a CDS encoding SDR family NAD(P)-dependent oxidoreductase, with protein sequence MTTPQHKIGSGFGARSTTQDVLHRIDLTGKLAIVTGGYSGLGRETTRALAGAGAHVVVPARRRAVAEEAVAGLGSVEVDELDLADLDSVRAFADRFVASGRPVDLVINNAGIMAAPETRVGPGWEAQFATNHLGHYALVNRLWPALAPDDRREGARDGARVVSVSSRGHQLSDIRWDDPHFEHGYDKWLAYGQAKTANVLFAIQLDALGRDFGVRAFANHPGEIMTELTRHLAKEEMVAAGWIDEDGNLTDRGFKTPEQGAATQVWAATSPQLAGAGGVYCEDCDIAEPRSEGPAGMGRLGDGVRTYATDPEAAARLWRLSAELTGVDAFATAT encoded by the coding sequence ATGACGACTCCACAGCACAAGATCGGCTCTGGCTTCGGAGCACGCAGCACCACCCAGGACGTCCTGCACAGGATCGACCTCACCGGCAAGCTCGCGATCGTCACCGGCGGCTACTCCGGCCTGGGACGGGAGACGACCCGTGCGCTGGCCGGCGCCGGCGCCCATGTCGTCGTGCCGGCCCGGCGCCGCGCGGTCGCCGAGGAGGCGGTCGCGGGCCTGGGCAGTGTGGAGGTCGACGAGCTCGACCTCGCCGACCTCGACAGCGTCCGCGCCTTCGCGGACCGGTTCGTGGCCTCCGGCCGGCCCGTCGACCTCGTGATCAACAACGCCGGGATCATGGCCGCTCCCGAGACCCGCGTCGGACCGGGCTGGGAAGCGCAGTTCGCGACCAACCACCTCGGCCACTACGCCCTGGTCAACCGGCTCTGGCCGGCGCTCGCACCTGACGACCGGCGCGAAGGGGCGCGCGACGGAGCGCGCGTCGTCTCGGTGTCCTCCCGGGGTCACCAGCTCTCGGACATCCGCTGGGACGACCCGCACTTCGAACACGGCTACGACAAGTGGCTGGCGTACGGGCAGGCGAAGACGGCGAACGTCCTCTTCGCCATCCAGCTCGACGCGCTCGGCCGGGATTTCGGCGTACGGGCGTTCGCGAACCACCCCGGCGAGATCATGACCGAGCTGACCCGCCATCTCGCCAAGGAGGAAATGGTCGCCGCCGGCTGGATCGACGAGGACGGCAACCTGACGGACCGCGGTTTCAAGACCCCCGAGCAGGGCGCGGCGACGCAGGTCTGGGCCGCGACCTCCCCGCAGCTCGCGGGCGCGGGCGGCGTGTACTGCGAGGACTGCGACATCGCGGAGCCCAGGTCCGAGGGCCCGGCCGGCATGGGGCGTCTCGGTGACGGCGTACGGACGTACGCGACCGACCCGGAGGCGGCGGCGCGCCTGTGGCGGCTGTCGGCGGAGCTGACCGGGGTGGACGCCTTCGCGACGGCGACCTGA
- a CDS encoding MarR family winged helix-turn-helix transcriptional regulator, translating to MTAMTPARTSPDLSFLLDHTSHVLRTQMAAALGEIGLTARMHCVLVHALEEERTQAQLAEIGDMDKTTMVVTVDALEKAGLAERLPSRQDRRARIIAVTDEGARAAERSQKIVDRVHAEALATLAEGDRETLLRALNQLADEGLATPADSARPTRRARQRG from the coding sequence ATGACCGCCATGACGCCTGCCCGCACCTCCCCCGACCTGTCCTTCCTCCTCGACCACACCAGCCACGTACTGCGCACCCAGATGGCGGCCGCGCTCGGCGAGATCGGGCTGACCGCGCGGATGCACTGCGTCCTCGTCCACGCACTGGAGGAGGAGCGCACGCAGGCGCAGCTCGCGGAGATCGGGGACATGGACAAGACCACGATGGTGGTGACCGTGGACGCCCTCGAAAAGGCCGGGCTCGCCGAGCGGCTGCCGTCCCGCCAGGACCGGCGGGCGCGGATCATCGCGGTGACCGACGAGGGCGCCCGGGCCGCGGAGCGGAGCCAGAAGATCGTCGACCGCGTCCACGCGGAGGCACTGGCCACGCTCGCCGAGGGGGACCGAGAAACGCTGTTGCGGGCCCTGAACCAGCTGGCGGACGAAGGGCTGGCCACCCCGGCCGACAGCGCGCGGCCGACCCGGCGCGCACGACAGCGCGGATGA
- a CDS encoding MFS transporter has product MTILDGSIVTVALPAIQDDLGFSPAALSWVVNAYLIAFGSLLLLAGRLGDLIGRKRMFLGGTAVFTAASLLAGIATTPGMLLAARFLQGVGSAMASAVSLGILVTLFTEPGERAKAIAVFSFTGAAGASLGQVLGGVLTDALDWHWIFFVNLPIGLAALAVAVPVLPGDRGLGLRAGADLIGALLVTAGLMLGIRTVVKVEEYGWTSPHTLGPGALALVLLAAFTARQATARTPLMPLRLFRSRSVSGANLVQLLMVAALFSFQLLVALYLQRVRGYGALETGLAMLPAAAVIGAVSLGVSARLTARFGERAVLLTGLLLLGALLGLLTRLPVHADYAVDLLPVMLLAAGFGLALPALTSLGMSGASEEDAGLASGVFNTTAQIGMAVGAAVLSTLAASRTGSRLAAGADQADALTSGYHLAFATGAGLIGAAFVVAYAVLRPRTPRRVESGVSRSTQ; this is encoded by the coding sequence ATGACGATCCTGGACGGCAGCATCGTGACCGTGGCCCTGCCGGCCATCCAGGACGACCTGGGCTTCTCCCCCGCCGCCCTCAGCTGGGTGGTCAACGCCTACCTGATCGCCTTCGGCAGTCTGCTGCTGCTCGCCGGGCGTCTCGGCGATCTCATCGGCCGCAAGCGGATGTTCCTGGGCGGCACCGCCGTCTTCACCGCGGCCTCGCTGCTCGCGGGCATCGCGACCACCCCGGGCATGCTGCTGGCCGCACGCTTCCTCCAGGGCGTCGGCAGCGCGATGGCCTCGGCGGTCAGCCTCGGCATCCTCGTCACCCTCTTCACGGAGCCCGGGGAGCGCGCCAAGGCGATCGCCGTCTTCAGCTTCACCGGCGCCGCCGGGGCCTCACTGGGCCAGGTGCTCGGCGGCGTGCTCACCGACGCGCTCGACTGGCACTGGATCTTCTTCGTCAACCTGCCGATCGGCCTCGCGGCCCTCGCCGTCGCCGTACCCGTCCTCCCCGGCGACCGCGGGCTCGGCCTGCGGGCCGGAGCGGACCTCATCGGCGCCCTGCTCGTCACCGCCGGCCTGATGCTCGGGATCCGCACCGTCGTCAAGGTGGAGGAGTACGGCTGGACCTCGCCGCACACGCTCGGCCCGGGCGCCCTCGCCCTCGTCCTGCTCGCCGCGTTCACCGCCCGCCAGGCCACCGCCCGCACACCGCTGATGCCCCTGCGGCTCTTCCGCTCGCGCAGCGTCTCCGGCGCGAACCTCGTCCAGCTGCTGATGGTGGCCGCCCTCTTCTCGTTCCAACTGCTCGTCGCGCTCTACCTCCAGCGGGTCCGCGGATACGGAGCCCTCGAAACCGGCCTCGCCATGCTCCCGGCGGCCGCCGTCATCGGTGCGGTGTCCCTCGGTGTCTCCGCCCGGCTGACCGCCCGCTTCGGCGAGCGCGCCGTCCTGCTCACCGGACTGCTGCTCCTGGGCGCGCTCCTCGGACTCCTGACCCGTCTGCCCGTGCACGCCGACTACGCCGTCGACCTGCTGCCGGTGATGCTGCTCGCCGCCGGTTTCGGTCTCGCCCTGCCCGCGCTGACCTCCCTCGGCATGTCCGGCGCGAGCGAGGAGGACGCCGGCCTCGCATCCGGCGTCTTCAACACCACCGCACAGATCGGCATGGCCGTCGGCGCCGCGGTGCTCTCGACCCTCGCCGCCTCCCGCACCGGAAGCCGGCTCGCGGCGGGCGCCGACCAGGCCGATGCACTGACCAGCGGCTACCACCTCGCCTTCGCCACCGGCGCCGGGCTCATCGGCGCCGCGTTCGTGGTCGCGTACGCCGTGCTGCGTCCTCGTACGCCCCGCCGTGTCGAAAGCGGCGTCTCCCGTTCGACGCAATAG
- a CDS encoding dihydrofolate reductase family protein, with protein MTNVTADLMMSLDGCIAGPNAGVGNPGGDGGAALHAWMAGLASWRERQGLSGGAHNRDSEIVGEWFDATGAVVMGRTMFDSGEKFWGDNPPFRTPVFILTHRPRPAEVKQGGTTYTFVTDGVHGALDQARAAAGTRNVDIAGGAATVQQYLRAGLLDELQLHVLPLLFGEGLRLFDHLGVLHQELEPLRVVHTPNATHLKYRVVTPRTT; from the coding sequence ATGACGAACGTGACCGCGGATCTGATGATGTCGCTCGACGGCTGCATCGCCGGCCCCAACGCCGGTGTCGGCAACCCCGGCGGCGACGGCGGCGCGGCCCTCCACGCCTGGATGGCGGGGCTGGCCAGCTGGCGCGAGCGCCAGGGGCTGTCCGGCGGTGCGCACAACCGTGACTCCGAGATCGTCGGCGAGTGGTTCGACGCGACGGGCGCGGTGGTCATGGGCCGGACGATGTTCGACTCGGGCGAGAAGTTCTGGGGCGACAACCCGCCCTTCCGCACCCCGGTGTTCATCCTGACCCACCGCCCCCGTCCGGCCGAGGTGAAGCAGGGCGGCACGACCTACACCTTCGTCACCGACGGCGTCCACGGCGCCCTCGACCAGGCCAGGGCCGCCGCCGGCACTCGCAACGTCGACATCGCGGGCGGCGCCGCCACCGTGCAGCAGTACCTCCGGGCGGGGCTGCTGGACGAGCTCCAGCTCCATGTGCTCCCGCTCCTCTTCGGCGAGGGCCTGCGCCTCTTCGACCACCTGGGCGTGCTCCACCAGGAGTTGGAGCCGCTGAGGGTGGTCCACACACCGAACGCGACGCACCTGAAGTACCGCGTCGTGACGCCGCGGACGACGTAG
- a CDS encoding phosphotransferase, whose translation MAAEPVSATRRPAPADALHVDPHCIKGPFRGSHHETYFFPVMSPETGLPVPVKCREPRAGLLWFDRRCFKSEEGLVQALRGRISSLPGIVLHAGGVSLQRFVEGATLGEAYGRAGPLPEEVVRQLMRLVSELAAIRAGNLDADRTCEPADRPHDGDTEGFLERLVLFVEERVLRANSAEYGGIFTELGVTDAALHSLRRRVSGLTRRPFCLLHGDLHRENLILDAHGKVWTIDWELAMVGDPLYDLATHLHLMRYPAAQAAEVTGAWAAAVEEALPGGSAGWYEDLERLLDFKRAQSVFTDTIRSALTLAAAGEPDRTLLERTAARLHDVLAAAAGPLGLTAVPSAWEIGNALTAWHKRSGAETASAGASVR comes from the coding sequence ATGGCCGCCGAACCGGTGTCCGCGACGCGTCGCCCTGCCCCCGCCGACGCGCTGCACGTAGACCCGCACTGCATCAAGGGGCCCTTCCGCGGCTCCCATCACGAGACGTACTTCTTCCCGGTGATGTCCCCCGAAACGGGCCTGCCGGTCCCGGTGAAGTGCCGTGAGCCCAGGGCCGGGCTCCTCTGGTTCGACCGCCGGTGCTTCAAGTCCGAGGAGGGTCTTGTCCAGGCGCTCAGAGGGCGCATCAGCAGCCTCCCGGGGATCGTTCTCCACGCCGGCGGCGTCTCGCTGCAGCGCTTCGTCGAAGGCGCCACACTCGGCGAGGCGTACGGGCGCGCAGGCCCGCTCCCCGAAGAGGTCGTCCGCCAGTTGATGCGGCTCGTGAGCGAACTGGCCGCTATCCGCGCCGGCAACCTCGACGCCGACCGTACCTGCGAACCGGCCGACCGCCCCCACGACGGCGACACCGAGGGCTTCCTGGAACGCCTGGTCCTCTTCGTCGAAGAGCGCGTGCTGCGCGCGAACTCCGCCGAGTACGGCGGGATCTTCACCGAACTCGGCGTCACCGACGCCGCACTGCACAGCCTCAGGCGGCGCGTCTCCGGGCTGACCCGGCGGCCGTTCTGCCTGCTCCACGGCGATCTGCACCGGGAGAACCTCATCCTGGACGCGCACGGCAAGGTGTGGACGATCGACTGGGAGCTGGCCATGGTCGGCGACCCCCTCTACGACCTGGCCACTCATCTGCACCTCATGCGCTACCCCGCTGCCCAGGCCGCCGAGGTCACCGGTGCCTGGGCGGCCGCCGTGGAGGAGGCGCTCCCCGGAGGCTCCGCCGGCTGGTACGAGGACCTGGAGCGGCTGCTGGACTTCAAGCGAGCCCAGTCCGTCTTCACCGACACCATCCGCTCGGCCCTCACCCTCGCCGCCGCCGGGGAACCGGACCGGACGTTGCTGGAACGCACGGCGGCCCGTCTGCACGACGTGCTCGCAGCGGCCGCCGGGCCCCTGGGGCTGACGGCGGTTCCGAGCGCGTGGGAGATCGGGAACGCCCTGACCGCCTGGCACAAGCGGTCAGGGGCGGAGACCGCCTCGGCGGGCGCATCCGTGCGCTGA
- a CDS encoding HAD family hydrolase encodes MTTEQAEQADQADQAEQAEQAEQAERADQAEQAAQTEQAAHAVAESIEDLISGAEYVLFDFDGPICRLFARHPSRTVADSLVKWLLARETEVRLSEGEAGDPHAVLRAASRDHPDSELVGELEAELTREELRATRTAWPTAYADPLIRTWSAIGVGLAVATNNSPQVAEEYLTGRGLRGCFAPHIHGRTGDPRLLKPDPDCVRRALDSLGADPAASLMIGDTPADLHAAREAGVRFLGYGRGEHRTERLWKAGASTVVESLEPVLEAVRMLGRP; translated from the coding sequence GTGACCACGGAACAGGCGGAACAGGCCGACCAGGCCGACCAGGCGGAACAGGCGGAACAGGCGGAACAGGCGGAACGAGCCGACCAGGCGGAACAGGCGGCACAAACGGAACAGGCGGCACACGCGGTGGCCGAGAGCATCGAGGATCTGATCAGCGGCGCGGAGTACGTCCTCTTCGACTTCGACGGCCCCATCTGCCGTCTCTTCGCGCGCCATCCCTCGCGCACCGTCGCCGACAGTCTGGTGAAGTGGCTGCTCGCGCGCGAGACCGAGGTGCGGCTGTCCGAGGGCGAGGCGGGAGATCCGCACGCCGTGCTGCGTGCCGCGAGCCGGGACCATCCGGACAGCGAACTCGTCGGAGAGCTGGAGGCGGAGCTCACCCGCGAGGAGCTCCGGGCCACCCGGACCGCCTGGCCCACCGCGTACGCGGATCCGCTGATACGGACCTGGAGCGCGATCGGGGTGGGCCTCGCCGTCGCCACGAACAACTCCCCGCAGGTGGCGGAGGAGTACCTCACCGGCCGCGGACTGCGCGGGTGCTTCGCCCCGCACATCCACGGCCGCACCGGCGACCCCCGCCTTCTCAAGCCCGACCCGGACTGCGTCCGCCGGGCCCTGGACTCCCTCGGCGCGGACCCCGCCGCGTCGCTGATGATCGGTGACACCCCGGCCGACCTGCACGCGGCCCGCGAGGCGGGCGTCCGCTTCCTCGGCTACGGCCGCGGCGAGCACCGCACCGAACGGCTGTGGAAGGCGGGCGCGTCGACGGTCGTGGAGTCGCTGGAACCCGTGCTCGAGGCCGTACGGATGCTGGGGCGGCCTTGA